CCTCTTGTGGATACTTTTGCAACAAGTGCAGGTGTCGTCTGTAATTGGGGGGAGCCTGCTGCCTCATTTTGATCTTTTCAGACACTGCAGGAATGATGGGAGTTCGCTAGGCTGCTAAGGGATTACACTAGTGTTTTTCTTTCCTTCAGATCAGCCCACATGAAGCAGGACACCATAGGAAGCTGTCCAGGATGTGAGAGTGATGCCTCTTCCTGCCCCAACCCAAGTTTTCAGAAACAGAAAGGACAGTAACAGCAGAGCCAGGATGCTTTCCCACACCTGCTAtgagaaaaacaacaacacatttaaaaaagcactgaGCATGAAAcacatatttgtaatgttatcAGCAGTTCTGTAGTGTAATATTTACATGCAGTTGGGTTAAATTTAATAGCACATTatcctttcatatatatataatttgttctaCTATCCGTTTTGAGTCTGCTTTGTGTTTAAGTTTAAAGAAGGACTTGCATCTCCATTGATTATTATTTAGCAAATTCATATATTTCAGTTATTGTGAAAAAATCCATGTTTGcattaattgtaattatacccACAAGCACATTAGTTGAAATAATTgctatatatatttgtgtaatcCCCTTAATTATTTCTTGTTCCACACCCATCACTAAGAAGCCACCTAGAATGTATGCCAAACTTTATATACCTTATAGTATTATTTAAGCAAAATACCCAAAACAGAAAATTGTTGTGACTTTTCTGTCAATGAAGATATGGAATGTGCTTGTTTTCCCTTTTATTCTTCTACTGGGGAAAGCAGTTTCCCCCACTTTATTCTCCTGGAGGTGTGAAAGGATGTTGCTCCCAGTTTCTGGTGATCAGGTCTCAGGCAGGTTTTCAGGGATTATTGAATTTTTCTTGGTCTGTTTGGAAGATTTGTGGAGATTGACACATTAATCTGTTAAAGCTAATAATAAGATTATGAATAAGGTTATGGAATGTGGTGTTTTACTGCCATTGCTATCTGTTATTATGAAGGCTAATTATCTTTGCATTACCTTGTTAAGTTTTGATCTAACTTTGTACTGGATAGCTTGTCCATTTTAGCTACCCTCCATACGCCCAAAATTAATGCATTCCTGCTTTGTACCCAAAATTATTATTCCTACTGCTTTCTCTAATGTGGTAAAGTTTTGATaaagtaaatataattaaaatagtaCTATTGTCTGTCTTTGAATGTAAAAAAGAGCCTTTCTAAATATTCATTATTATGCTATTAAATAGTATTCTTCTGCAAACAATTTGTAAGATGTTTTCTTGGACAATAAAAGTTTATTTCCATTCTACCTTGCTTGGTTGTATTGAAAAACACTCATGAATGTAACTATTGAAAATACACTGCCATTATTTAGCTTCTTTCAGTGCAGTTCACAATGTATGAAAGGAAATATCTGGCACTTCCAAAACATCTATAGCTCACAGAAATGTTTAGTGTGACAAGACAAATTTGCTGCTAGAGCTTTCAAAATTTTAGATTTCTGGATCAGCCAATGCTGTTTGTATGCAATTGCCTTGGATTAGCTCTACAATTTATTCAGACACCCATAAAATAAATGTCCTCTGCATACAGGCTGATTGTAGCATATGATTCAATTTTTCCAATTTCCAGCCCCTAAATGAAAAATGTTTCTTATCAGACAGGCattcattttctctctctctctctctctctctctctctctctctctctctctctctctctctctctctctctctctctctctctctctctctctctctctctctctctctctctctctctctctctctctctctctctctctctcaatgtttttatttatttattaccagtatgtgtgtgtgtgtgtatatatatatatatatatatatatatatatatatatgtgtgtgtgtgtgtgtgtgaataatgaGTTTCGTaaatactacagtaaatactaCAATACAGATAGTGAATAGGTTAATACAAAGTGACATGTCCTTACTTTGCGTTTACTAGTTTAGAATTTAGTAGGGTTTTATAAGATTATCAACCATTATAGAACAAATATACCCTTAACTTCTATGCCATTCCAAAGAATCCATACATCTGATTAACATATATTCTACCTGGAGTGTCGGGTGAACCCAGCAAAGCCAACTAGACCTGCCGGACTGCATctgtacaaacacaaacacaaaagcaATTGCAGACTTTTTTGTGCATTAATAGACTTTAAATGCGCAGGGGATGTGTAAAATCCAACTGCAGTAGGTTGAACAATGACAATCAAGGCCATAGTATCCAAATAATACGTTGACTATACAGCTCTCAGCCAAAGACTGTGGGTTTCTGTCATACCCCCCAGGACAGCTGTAACTGCGAGGTGATTTTGCGACAAATACCTGGAGGAGGAGCAAATGCCTCTCAGACATACATGGCTTGAAAAGACACAGTTCCTGCTCGACTTATCACAGTTGGTCAGTAATAGTAAGAGCCACTAATTTCAGTTTCAGAagccttgataaaaaaaaaaagctcagagaaagaaaaaagtaactAAGACTGGTGACAATATGGATTCTATGGAAAGTGTGGTTACCACCGCAAATATTACCGACTCAGAACAAAACCAATCCAATACAGGTGAGATTTTTTTGTAATTCgttaatacagtattttagttGTTCAGgagttacaattttttttaacatgtaataACTTTAAGAAAATACAACCACTAGACATGGGAATTAATAAAGCACTTGTTTTTTTGCTGTGTATGTTGTTTGTGCAGctttacagtgtacagtataatCCTTGATctctaattgttgttgttgttgggtttTGTTTCACACAGATTCAACTAAATACATTGCATATGGCAGCGTGTTCATGCCAACGGTTTTTGGCATTATCTGCTTGCTGGGCATAATAGGGAACGTGATAGTCATCTTCACCGTGTTCAGTAAGTCTAAGTTCAGGTGTAGAAGCAGCGTCCCCGACATATTCATCGTTAATTTATCGGTTGTGGACCTGCTTTTCCTGCTAGGAATGCCTTTCCTTATTCACCAGCTGCTGGGGAACGGAGTTTGGCACTTTGGAGAGACTGTGTGCACGATCATTACAGCCCTAGACACCAACAGTCAGTTTACCAGCACCTACATTCTGACTTCCATGACACTTGATAGGTACTTGGCCACTGTCTATCCCCTCACCTCTGCGCGGTTCAGAAGACCCGCTGTTGCCGTTCTAATAATCAGCATCGTCTGGTTCATGTCGTTCCTTAGCATCACCCCCGTTTGGATGTACGCCCGCCTGATTCCTTTGCCCGGTGGGGTGTTAGGTTGCGGGATTCGCTTGCCGAACCCGGAGACAGATATCTACTGGTACACGTTATACCAGTTTTTCATCGCCTTTGCCATACCTTTCACGGTTATCTCAGTGGCTTACTGGAGGATTTTGCTTAGAATGACCTCCTCGGAGGCTCTAACCACGCAGAGAAGTGCCAGGATAAAGACTAAAAAAGTGACCAGGATCGCAGTCACTATCTGCCTAGTTTTCTTCTGTTGCTGGGCTCCCTTCTATGTGTTGCAGTTGATTCAGCTGGCAGTAGATCAGCCGACATTGTCATTCTATTACGCCTACAAGGTTGCTATCAGCCTGGGCTACGCGAACAGTTGCCTGAACCCGTTTATCTACATTGTGCTGTGTGAAACCTTTAGGAGGAGATTCATAGTCTCGGTCAGACCCGCTGAAGACGCACAAAGCCCCGCCAGGAGCCGACGGAATCCCAGAAAAACGGATCACCATTCTGAGCAACAACAGCTACAGTTGGTTTCGGTTCCCGGAAGGTAGATTGTCCGATTGCAGTTGCTGTCCCTCAAAGATTTCAGCActttttcatgaaagaaaaccAGCACTTATGTCTTTGCTATTGCATAAACCTGTCTTATCCTGCGTAATGTGTTTGCAGTTGTTGGTGCGATTGAGTGTGTAGATTCAGGTAAAGAGGGGTGTTAAAATGTACAGATGTGTTGTCGATAGTTCCTGCTCGTAGTTTTTTGTGAAGtttatgcatgtatttaaaaCTTAGAAAATAGGTGGTTAGCAATAGTGAATTGTGATACTAGAAATCATTTGGAATTTCCATTTCATACTCTGTTCTCAATGACAACAGAACTATAATCAGCACCTTGGACAGCGCTTATCTCAAAAACACACAACTTAAAAGGTCTAATCAATCTTGATGACGCTCATTCAATGCATGCTTACAATCAAACAAGGTGCCATGAAACATTTCactaagcaaaaaaataaataacaaataataatcattaattaattcaatgaaataaaatgtaaacaaatacaaaaacgaaCAAATACAAATGGAACGGTCAGATTTAATGtgactgtttttcttttgttttttgtatgcagTGGCTTAATTGACCTTTGTATTAATATTCTGTTGCAAACTATTATGTGGTTTGATTTTGATAAATGTTGTTGTACTGTTTATGCTGTATCCAGTTTGCTATTGAAAGTATTATAAACATTGGGTATTGTGTAGTTGTTAACTGGTAGACTTAGATttcatattatgttttaaaattgaaaataaaaagacTGAAAACCAAAATGTACTGAGATATGGTATCAATTTTAATATATGATCAAATAAATgggatttcttttttctttggaaAAGCATGTCACTGATAAAAGAATATTaatgaaaaattataaatagATGATACTGTCCTCACCTCACAAAAAAAGATATAATGATCAACCcaaaagtaaagtatttatttatattctttcAGTTCTAACTgtttggtgtgtgattttgtgaatttctccatttttattttctttttttaattagcacCTGGACACTCATTATAGAGCCCTTGACTACACAAAGTATTCTTCCCTCGGGTCTTAATTTACATTTCCCTGGTAAAATGGCATTGGATTTCTGTGGAAGTCAGGTCAATGTGCAAATTAACAATTTCTGAGATGCACACCAGTAAATTACAGTCAGTTATGTTCTTGCAATGTATGATGGATACCCTTAACATAACACCTCCTATGACAAAATGCCAAATTCCTTTTGGTAATTACCTCGGCAGTTAATCTGGTTCTTCACCCACCTCTATGCAAAAGCGAGCTCTGTGCAAAGCAgccatttaaaaactaaaatactaTAAGCAATCAAGATTTCTTAAAAAGAGAGGGGGCAAATCCCTTTATGCATGTTGTACACCCAGTAATACAACCAGTAAAGGCTTCAGTGTATTCTGCAGGAGCCCTTAAATGGTTAAAGGTTGGTTAATATAATTACACTGCAGATGGGATTGCACTTAAACATTTACCATATGTAGCATTGACTGTGTAATCAGAATAGCTGTgggaaacagaaacagcttgagGAATTTCAGAGGGAGGGAATGGAGCCTGTCTTTGCTTATCATGCACAGGACTTAGAAAGCACACGGCTATACTCCTTCACTCACAGTCTGACAGACAGATAGGGCtgtgaacattttttatttatttatttattgcttagcagacgcccttatccagggcgacttacaattgttacaagatatcacattatacattatttcacattatacagatatcatattattttacatacaattacccatttatacagttgggtttttactggagcaatctagataaagtaccttgctcaagggtacaacagcagtgttccccactggggattgaacccacaaccctccggtcaagagtccagagccctaaccactactccacactgctgcccttatgcaTGCAACACTTTAATCATTAGGCTAGATTAAGGAAGCACTACTAACTGTGCATAGTGAAAGAGCTCCAAATGACACCCCTGCTCTGTAACATTTTTGGAACACAATGAAACTCATTTAGTTTTGAGCAACCTGCTGTCATGCATATTGAGTTGTGGAAAAGGTTGCTCCTGGTTTGTGCTCAAATGCATATGCTATGTGCCTCTTGATCTGTCTGCCATCAAGCAGAatttaatattttcaaaattaaGTCTGTGTGATCAATTGCTTACAAAGCTGATGTAAATAGATACTCGTATAGTTCTTAAAGTTTTTTGTACAAGTGCACAGTTTAAACCATTTCTACTGGATGATTAAACAGTTACTTCAGAACCATTATATACCAACATTCTAGGTTTTTATATGGCCATAGACTCATATTGTAGCCTCTACCAATATCACTACTCTCATCAGGTATTGCAGTGTGACGATGGGAAAATGACGTATGATAAGAACAAAATAACAAATCAATTCAATTGATTGGGGTGGTGACAAGCATTCTTACTATGGAAATTAAAAATTACACAATCCAACACCATAAAGCAGAGCTACAAAAACATAACTATATACAATTAGCTGTGCTTTTCTAACACTGGCCCAAGGATCAAATCATTAGGTTACTTATACTGCTGCCCAcattcacactgctgcccacattcaTTGTTATTTCTCTATATAAACTGAACACATAAAAATAACATTGAGGGCAGTGTGAGATAGCGAGATAGGTAACAATGACTGAGAATTACGCATACATCGGTTACGTTGTGAAAGGAAGAAACATAGCTTCATATGAAGAACTTATAGAATGAGTGAACCCGCCAAACTGCTAGCGGTGGAGCACCAGCCGCCAGCCAGCCACACAAAGGGAACGGTGCAAAATGTCAGCACTTAAATATCTGGATGCCGAAATCGGTTTATTTAGTGGAACTCGTTTTCAAAatgcttttattctttttaaatatggACCACAAATCACCTCAAACTAAAACGATCAGCTGTCGGGCTTACGTTGCTAAGCAATTTCTTCTCTTGATTGATTCAAGGCAGGTGCATTTCAAAGACCGCAAATGgcataatgcaaaaaaaaacaaacatgtaacttGGTTTAATTTGTAACTTGCATCTACATTCGTAGAGTGCTAACTCGgtatatcatttaaaaacaaccaaGGAGAGCTGCATTAATTAAAGGGCTGTGGCATTCTTGGTGTGACTCAGCTCTGATTCTAAAGACAGAATAATCGGcgttaaaaccaaaacaaaaggagCTAATTAGATTTGAATCCAACCGCAGTGGGGTGGGGGCAGTCAGaagcaaacaaacacaattaaaaacagtAGGGTATTAGCTAGCAGTGCATTCCATGTGTTCCATTTTCTAAACTGGATTTGATCAAGGTattaagaaattaaataatacCCCGACAGCACTTTCCCGCATCACCGCCTTGCTTTTCCAAAGTCTAGAATAACCATTTCGTCCGTTGAGTGATATGCATTttcatacatatcttcaaatgcaccgttaaaAGCGTTCACTTTTTAACAGTCACCAATTACGTTTTGTATTTTCGCCCATTCCCCAATTTGGTTATGTCCAAtcgttgtgttttactgaactgtagaatctcaggagAGATTGTACCCATTTTAATACCACCCCCTAGCTACGCCACAGCACTACGGTATCATACTGTTAGATAGTTACTGCATAACTATACACAAAGTATTTTTTAATGACACAATTTCCATAATATGTGGTTGTGTAACTAGAGCGTAATTACTAGGAAATCGCATGTCCATTTACAGCAGAATTAGACAGTGTAATGTAagtgattttgtgtttgtgaaggaTTCGTTGAATCTGTAAAACGTAAACATTAATCCATGACACTTtcgattctttttt
The window above is part of the Acipenser ruthenus chromosome 22, fAciRut3.2 maternal haplotype, whole genome shotgun sequence genome. Proteins encoded here:
- the LOC117431184 gene encoding melanin-concentrating hormone receptor 1-like, producing the protein MDSMESVVTTANITDSEQNQSNTDSTKYIAYGSVFMPTVFGIICLLGIIGNVIVIFTVFSKSKFRCRSSVPDIFIVNLSVVDLLFLLGMPFLIHQLLGNGVWHFGETVCTIITALDTNSQFTSTYILTSMTLDRYLATVYPLTSARFRRPAVAVLIISIVWFMSFLSITPVWMYARLIPLPGGVLGCGIRLPNPETDIYWYTLYQFFIAFAIPFTVISVAYWRILLRMTSSEALTTQRSARIKTKKVTRIAVTICLVFFCCWAPFYVLQLIQLAVDQPTLSFYYAYKVAISLGYANSCLNPFIYIVLCETFRRRFIVSVRPAEDAQSPARSRRNPRKTDHHSEQQQLQLVSVPGR